The genomic stretch AACGGGATTAAACCTATTTAACAATAAAGGATTTCGTTATATTTTTAGCAAACTAGGTACCTATAAAGTAGACCGTCGTAAAAAGACCATTCCCTATCTTCAGACGCAAAAAGACTATGCCTGTCTCGCATTAACATGGAATTGCCATACCCTTTTTTATCCTGCTGGTACCCGTAGCCGTTCCGGAGCCATAGAATCCGATTTAAAACTGGGATTATTAGGGACGCTTTTTGAAGCACAAGCAAAAAATTTTGAAAAGTATGGAACAAATGCTAAAAAACTTTTTATTGTCCCTATAGTTCTAAACTATCATTGTGTTTTAGAGGCGCAGCAATTAATTTACGAATCAGATCTTTACGAACAAACTGCCACAGTTATAAAAGACAATTGTTGTAACAAACTGGTATTGAGTAAAAACTTTTTATTTAAAGGATCTGAAATATTTATTAACATTGGTGTGCCACTAGATGTAATGGGTAATATAGTGGATGAAAATGGAAATAGTTATGACAATCAATCAAATAAATTAGATTTGTATAAACAATGGAGGCAATTATCAGAACAAACTGGGATAGAAAAGCGTAATGATTATGTCAACATACTTAGTCACAAAATTGTACAAAGTTATTACAAAAATAATATGGTACTCAGTAGCCATTTAGTAGCCTTTGTTGCTTATGAATTGGCTAAAACAACAGAAGGGTTTTCAATGCATTTAAAGAAAATGGCTCTTAACCATACAACATTTATGACTGCTTTAGCAGTAACTTACAAAAAATTACGTATGCACTATGGGCAAGAAAAAATAGCACTTACTCCATTGTTAATGGATGGCCAGTTGGATGCTATTGTAGCAGATGGCCTGCTCAAACTAGGTATATACCATGATACCCCTCCATTAACAATTGATAAAAATGGAGATGTGCTGATCCAAGACATTTGGACATTATTGTATTATCATAATAGACTTACTGGTTATGAACTGGAATAACAATATGCATAAAACGATAGCTGTTTTAGGGGCTGGGAAATTCGGAACTGCTGTTGCAAATCTAATAGCACCCAACGCAAATCATGTTTTGCTTTATACCAACAAGGCAGAACATGCTTTTTTATCAGAATTAGGCCGTAGTTGTGCTGGACAAGTGTTAGCCAATAATATTAAGGTTACGGATGATCTCACAGATATCTTAGCATCTTGTTCGATTATTTTTCCAGTAGTACCAGCAGCTAAATTCCGTAGCTTAATGCAACAAATAGCGCCTAAGCTTACACCGGAACATGTATTGATACATGGGACAAAAGGACTTGATTTGTCTGAGTGTCAGGAAGGAGAATCACTCTGTAGAAGACATATCGCTACCATGAGCGAAGTGATTGCACAAGAAACAGCTGTACAAACCATTGGTTGTTTGGCAGGACCTAATTTGTCTACAGATTTAGCTAAACAACAGCCTGCTTCTACCGTTGTTGCCAGTAGTTCAGCGAAAGCCTTGGCTATTGGTAAATATTTTTTAACAAATAGTTGGTTTAGGGTTTATCCGAGTATGGATCTGCTTAGCGTAGAGTTTTGTAGTGTGCTTAAGAATATTTTTGCTATTGGTGCTGGCATGCTAGCAGGTAGTGCATATGGAGACAATACGTACGCTTTTTTCCTTACGATGTCTATAGCAGAGTTGCAGCATATCATGTGTACCATTGGCATAAGTCCTAGTGCTATATTAGGGCCAGCTGGGATCGGTGATCTAATAGCCACTTGTGGGAGCAGCTCAAGTAGAAATTATACCATTGGTTATCGTTTGGCAAGAGGAGAAAAGATTACGGATATACTAGCTGGAACACATGAAGTGTCCGAAGGTGTACAAACAGTAAAAACCATTTATCAATTAATGCAGTCCTATGGTATACGCACGCCGATTACAGATGTTATTTATCGTATTCTTTTTAAGGAGTTGCCTATAAAAACAGGAATTTCTTATTTAATGCGTTATACAACTAAAGGGGTGTAAAGGGTAGTTTTATATCCTGTTCCTTCCGAGTATAGTGGACTGAAAAAACTAGACAAAATTTTTGTTAATTTTGCTTCCCATTATTTTCAGTCTATTAGGCCGCGTTTTTTAGATACCTAAGATATACTTCATTGGTTTTTGATATTCAATACTTGAATGATATCTTTGATAATTATATTTACTTATGTAGTCATCAATGCCGTTTTTAAGATCCTTAATATGTTTAAAATATTTAATTAGGATTTGGTTGTTGGTATCTAAAATATATTACTGATGACCCAATTATATTTTATAATATGCTGATTATAAAATATAATTGGTTATATGGAAATGAGCTTTTATCCGTGGCTTCTGGTGGCTCTATTACGGGCTTTTTTATTCTTTATGTAGTCTAAGAAATCATTTCTATCCAGTATTTCATTACCTGATTCATCGTAGAATTTATACTTATGATGGACAAGATTACGTTTTGCTTTAGCACTATTAAAATTTGGTGGTGGTACAAATATATGATACTAAATTACTCAAACTAGATTTTATATTTTTGTTTTGATAATGAATATTGTATTGATTTTTTTGCATAAATAATTCTGTTTTTTGTCTTTGTTAAAGCCATTATTTACTACATCTATGTTAGTGAGGCATTCAGAATAGCTTTCTGTAATGTGTTTGCTTAAAAAAATTAACCACTTTTTATTAAACGACATAAAATACACTCAAGATCAAATACTTATTCCATCATATATTTGTACCACCACCCTTTTGATAATGGTTTATACTTATCAATAGTCAAATACCCTGATTGGAACATTTTACCAACTATACTTAATTCATTTTCTTTAGGACTGGTTAAATAGATATAGCAATCTTGAAATAGCTCTTTATTTCCTTTAGCTATTTCTTCTAATGTGCTAACAAATAAAGACTTACCAAATCTACGGGGACGAGAAAGAAATACAGTGGCTTCTTCTTTAAATAACTTTTCAGCATGGTATGTTTTATCTACATAATATCCTGATCGTATTACAGCTTCAATGCTAGATTTACCAATAGGTAAAATTCCTGTGTATGTTAATTTTTGTCTTTTACTATCAGAACCTATTTCTACATCTTCTGCTGGTCTTTTATTTTCTAAATTTTTTGGATCTTGATGCATACCATACTTATTTGTTTTACATGAAAATAAAGATAGTATAAGACACAGTAATATCAATTATGCTATTTAAAAATATATTTAGCCATATTTTTATGATATTCATAATCATTGCAAAAAAGGTTCGGAATATGGGATTAAGCATTTCCTCTAATCCTTTTATTATTTTGTAATTCTGTTTTTTTGCTTTTCTAATGTTTCTACGGTTATTGCTTCTTCTACAAATTTTTCATCTTTAAATACAAATTTCTTTTTAGGATCCTTGGTAAGATTGTTATTGCTGTCTTGTCGTTTTACTTCAATCATACATTCATTGATATTGCGATGATTGATGTCCTCTCTATTAAAAATACAATTCAAGCCTATATGTACGATCTTCTTTTTTCTAAAATATTTACCAGAATAGTTTTTTTGTTCTATCTGTTCGATGGCTACTTCAGCACTCTGATTCTTTTTCAATTCTATAATATAAACCACATTATTCTTTATGTCATCCATAGTTATATCTGATCGCCCACTACCGGAATGTTCTTCTACACGAATTCTAGGGCCACCTACTGTATGATGACAAACACCATTGAGAAAAGCATGCAGAATATTTTGAAAATCTTTTTCATCATCTTTGAGTGCTTCATAGCTTGTATTCGCAAAACAAGCATCCCTAAATAGCTGCAATAAANGAGTCCAATCCTCTTGCTGTAAAGCTGTAAGTACATGCTTTTTATGATGTATGCCTATCTCTTTTTGTTCATCTAAAAACACTTCCTGTATATTTTGTGTAAGTGCCACCCTTACTTCTTCGTTAGGAATTTTTAATGCATATTGTCCATTAGCAGGATTATAGGTATCTATGGTTAAATAACCTGTTTGATACATTAAAGCTTCTAAGCTTAACGGCTTTTTGCTTTGTGTAAACATGATATCATCCTGAGTAACGTAAAATCTTAACTTTTCCCAATCCAAATCAAATCTATCAATTTCATTTCTCATCTGATTGAGTAAAATACTAGGATCGCCTGTCTTATACCAGTAACCTTGCAAACTGCCTTCTTGAAAAAAAGATAGGACAGAATTAGGGTTATACATAGATGGTCCATTATAAGAAAATCTATACCCATTGTAATAGGATTTTATAGCCTCCATAATGCCTTCTTTAGTATATGTTTGTCCTGTACGTTTTTTCATCTCTCGTATGACATAATTGAACCTATTCTCAAACAGATTTTTAATATCTTCTTCTTTATAACCAGCTACATCTGAAAATACTTGTTTTAAAGATACATCATTACCCTGAAATATATTGGCACCGGAACCTAAGTTCACCAAACTAAACTTAGTTACGCCGGTTAGAAATATTAACTGGCAGTCACCAGCGTAACTTTTAACTACAGTCAAAAAATCTTTAAGCACTTTTATACAATCATTATGTTGCTCAGAATTCCAGTCTAAATTGACTACAGGACTGTCATATTCATCTATTAGAAGAACTATTCTATTAGCGTAATTACTTTCTTGCTCTTGAAGTTTTGTAGATTCTTTCCTCTCGAGTTTTCCAAATTCTTGTTTTTGAAGTTCTGCAAATTTTTTAATTAGTTTTATCAATAAATCAGAGTAATAGTATTCAACTGGATAAGGGTCTTCAGGATTACGCATATTTGATGCTATATCATAACGCATAGCATTATCATATAAAAGCTTTCGAATACCTAATTTTAGATTATCAGAGGTTTCATTATTTAGTTTAGAAAAATCCAATCTAATTACAGGATATTTTTTCCAGTCGTATTTTATGGTCTTGCCATTTTCATCTTCAAATGCTCCATTATAGATAAAGTAATTCTTAAATAACTCTTTATGTATTGCTCCTTCAGCAATGGTAGCTATGGTACTTATCAATAATGATTTCCCGAATCTACGTGGCCGTACCAGAAATGTAGGCTTCCCTTCCATTAAAAGCTTACCAGCAAATTTGGTTTTATCTGCATAATAACCAGAACTTATAACATTCTTAATATCGGCGTCTCCAATAGGAAGATGGTCTATATCCATTTTTGTTATTTGTTCCAAATTCTCTCTTGTTCTTTTATTTTCTTGTTCCATACCATACTTATTTGCCTTGCATGAAAATAAAGATAGCATAAGACATAATACCATCGTATAAATGGTTTTATTTTTTTTAACAATCATCTTTACTTAAAAATTAATTTTTAATCGCTCGATATGTCTTAATGAGCTATGTAGGGAGTAATAAATGAAGAACTACAAAGATACTTACAAACAAAGCACATCATCATTGCCCTTTAAGACAGACCAGGCTATATATTTTTAGTTACCACTACGCAAGTATACAGAAATATATTGTAACTCCACAGGCATATCAGAAAATTTTCTTAACATTGAGTAACATTTGGTACATACATATGTAACATGGATTCAAAAGATACACGCATAGCATAGCAGCATTGGAAGCTAAAATTCAGTTTTACAAATTTATGTCACTGCT from Cardinium endosymbiont of Culicoides punctatus encodes the following:
- a CDS encoding AAA family ATPase — protein: MHQDPKNLENKRPAEDVEIGSDSKRQKLTYTGILPIGKSSIEAVIRSGYYVDKTYHAEKLFKEEATVFLSRPRRFGKSLFVSTLEEIAKGNKELFQDCYIYLTSPKENELSIVGKMFQSGYLTIDKYKPLSKGWWYKYMME
- a CDS encoding 1-acyl-sn-glycerol-3-phosphate acyltransferase, yielding MRASKQFTPIELDPENWAITKLHKEQKYFLEEVAQKSFESLRTRYTTEADLYRLLEQTTSRELTRITSDPWKSDPKDDRLFWENMASSIQTDIAPSSLLKNIIARYLDEIRSDFSVKHYQLIAKSVQCILVNLLKPKCFGFGGKGERWTRRTKRLHEKFHITGAVDTLRALAKQGTIVLVPTHTSNWDSIIIGLAMQQLGIPPLSWGTGLNLFNNKGFRYIFSKLGTYKVDRRKKTIPYLQTQKDYACLALTWNCHTLFYPAGTRSRSGAIESDLKLGLLGTLFEAQAKNFEKYGTNAKKLFIVPIVLNYHCVLEAQQLIYESDLYEQTATVIKDNCCNKLVLSKNFLFKGSEIFINIGVPLDVMGNIVDENGNSYDNQSNKLDLYKQWRQLSEQTGIEKRNDYVNILSHKIVQSYYKNNMVLSSHLVAFVAYELAKTTEGFSMHLKKMALNHTTFMTALAVTYKKLRMHYGQEKIALTPLLMDGQLDAIVADGLLKLGIYHDTPPLTIDKNGDVLIQDIWTLLYYHNRLTGYELE
- a CDS encoding IS3 family transposase — encoded protein: MLDTNNQILIKYFKHIKDLKNGIDDYISKYNYQRYHSSIEYQKPMKYILGI
- a CDS encoding AAA family ATPase, which encodes MIVKKNKTIYTMVLCLMLSLFSCKANKYGMEQENKRTRENLEQITKMDIDHLPIGDADIKNVISSGYYADKTKFAGKLLMEGKPTFLVRPRRFGKSLLISTIATIAEGAIHKELFKNYFIYNGAFEDENGKTIKYDWKKYPVIRLDFSKLNNETSDNLKLGIRKLLYDNAMRYDIASNMRNPEDPYPVEYYYSDLLIKLIKKFAELQKQEFGKLERKESTKLQEQESNYANRIVLLIDEYDSPVVNLDWNSEQHNDCIKVLKDFLTVVKSYAGDCQLIFLTGVTKFSLVNLGSGANIFQGNDVSLKQVFSDVAGYKEEDIKNLFENRFNYVIREMKKRTGQTYTKEGIMEAIKSYYNGYRFSYNGPSMYNPNSVLSFFQEGSLQGYWYKTGDPSILLNQMRNEIDRFDLDWEKLRFYVTQDDIMFTQSKKPLSLEALMYQTGYLTIDTYNPANGQYALKIPNEEVRVALTQNIQEVFLDEQKEIGIHHKKHVLTALQQEDWTXLLQLFRDACFANTSYEALKDDEKDFQNILHAFLNGVCHHTVGGPRIRVEEHSGSGRSDITMDDIKNNVVYIIELKKNQSAEVAIEQIEQKNYSGKYFRKKKIVHIGLNCIFNREDINHRNINECMIEVKRQDSNNNLTKDPKKKFVFKDEKFVEEAITVETLEKQKNRITK
- a CDS encoding NAD(P)H-dependent glycerol-3-phosphate dehydrogenase yields the protein MNWNNNMHKTIAVLGAGKFGTAVANLIAPNANHVLLYTNKAEHAFLSELGRSCAGQVLANNIKVTDDLTDILASCSIIFPVVPAAKFRSLMQQIAPKLTPEHVLIHGTKGLDLSECQEGESLCRRHIATMSEVIAQETAVQTIGCLAGPNLSTDLAKQQPASTVVASSSAKALAIGKYFLTNSWFRVYPSMDLLSVEFCSVLKNIFAIGAGMLAGSAYGDNTYAFFLTMSIAELQHIMCTIGISPSAILGPAGIGDLIATCGSSSSRNYTIGYRLARGEKITDILAGTHEVSEGVQTVKTIYQLMQSYGIRTPITDVIYRILFKELPIKTGISYLMRYTTKGV